GCCCATCGTGCCGACGACGCCCCCGGCGATTCCACCGGCCATGCCTGGGTCCACGTCGTCGGGCTCCGGGTTAGGTCTGGATCGGTCAGACTCGCGACGGGGCGGCTCCGTCGTAGGTCGAGATTTCCAGGACGCCGGTGGGGTCGGCGGCGGCGGTGCGGATGGGGGACCAGACGGGGAGTTCGCAGAGGCCGCCGCCGAGGAACGTGTGGTGCCAGAGCTGGGTGGCCGCCACGCAGGTCAGGCTCAGGTCCATGATGATGGACTTGGGCGTGAAGCGGGGGAACTTCCCGTGCGCGGCGACCTCGCGGGCGACCTTGTCCGGGTCGAAGTAACCCGTCGCGCGAAGCGACTCGGGACTGAGCAACTGGTCGACCCAGGCGGGCCGGCTGGAATCGAGGAACGCCTCCGAGCGGCTGGCGCGGAACATCGTCTTGGGGCGGTTGGCAATCTTCTTCGGGAGCGTCCGCGCGGCCACCTGGCGGAGGATCCACTTGTCGGTGAGGCCCTTGAGCTTGTACTCGGGGGCGATCGTCGAGCAGAAGGCGACGACGTCCTCGTCCAGCAGCGGGTAGCGGGCCTCGACCGACGAGTTCATCGCCACCCGGTCCCCCTTGCCGTGGAGCAGGAGGCCGGCCAGCATCACCTTGTAGCCGACGTACAGCGACTGGTTCAAAGGCGCCCAGCGCGTGAACCGCTCGTTCGTGATCCCCAGGTCGTCGTAGGCGGCGTAGCCCTGGATGTCGTCCCACATCGAGTCGGAGTAGAGGAACGTCCGGGCCTGGGCCATCAGGTCGTAGACGTCCTGCTGGGCCGTGCGGACGCCCTGGAACCCGTAGCGCGGGGGCAGATGCGCGGGATTGCCGTGCATCGAGCCCACGATCACGTCGCGGACCTTCGACGGCAGCCAGTTGCCGACCGTCTTCCGCATGAGGTTGCGGACCTGCTGGCTCTTGAACCAGGGATAGCCGGCGAGCGCCTCGTCGGCCCCTTCGCCCGTCAGGGCCACCTTGTAACCCTGGGCGTGGACCGCCTTGGCGAGCTGCATCAGGCAGGCCGCCGACGAATCCATCACCGGGCCTTCCGCGGCGCGGATCAACTCGGGATAGGCGTCGATGATCGACGAGCGATCCATCGTCACCATCGTCAGCTTCGACCCCAGCGCCTCGGCCGACTCCCTCGCCTGCGAGCGCTCATCCGGCCCCGCCTTGTTCAGGCCGATCGTGAACGAGGGCACCGCATAACCGCGCTCGCGTGAGCTGAGGCCGAGAACGACGGTCGAATCGAGGCCGCCGCTGATGTAGCTGACCACCGGCACGTCGCCACGCAGGCGGCGCTCGACGGCCTGGCGCATCAGGTGCTCAAGCTCGTCGATCAGGGGCGTCGGGTCCTTCAGCCGACGCTCGTC
The Paludisphaera rhizosphaerae DNA segment above includes these coding regions:
- the asnB gene encoding asparagine synthase (glutamine-hydrolyzing) → MCGIAGALDLRGRRDFPEARLLAMTAAIAHRGPEDEQFHSEPGVVLGARRLAIVDLAGGRQPICNEDGTIWVAQNGEVFEYPEFQRELLDRGHTLSTRCDTELWVHFYEDLGRAMFEKARGQYAVSLWDRKERTLLLGRDRVGICPLYYAEADGWLLWGSEIKAILASGLIDPRADRRGLDIFFNTFCAGTSRTFFEGIKILPPGHFLSVKDGRIELIRYWDLDFPDAGDERRLKDPTPLIDELEHLMRQAVERRLRGDVPVVSYISGGLDSTVVLGLSSRERGYAVPSFTIGLNKAGPDERSQARESAEALGSKLTMVTMDRSSIIDAYPELIRAAEGPVMDSSAACLMQLAKAVHAQGYKVALTGEGADEALAGYPWFKSQQVRNLMRKTVGNWLPSKVRDVIVGSMHGNPAHLPPRYGFQGVRTAQQDVYDLMAQARTFLYSDSMWDDIQGYAAYDDLGITNERFTRWAPLNQSLYVGYKVMLAGLLLHGKGDRVAMNSSVEARYPLLDEDVVAFCSTIAPEYKLKGLTDKWILRQVAARTLPKKIANRPKTMFRASRSEAFLDSSRPAWVDQLLSPESLRATGYFDPDKVAREVAAHGKFPRFTPKSIIMDLSLTCVAATQLWHHTFLGGGLCELPVWSPIRTAAADPTGVLEISTYDGAAPSRV